One Echeneis naucrates chromosome 16, fEcheNa1.1, whole genome shotgun sequence DNA window includes the following coding sequences:
- the lamb1a gene encoding laminin subunit beta-1a isoform X2 encodes MAGLQLAVLLGLQMFSCAQGGHFLVGQGMDDVNLPELSDVCTEGSCYPATGDLLIGRAHQLSSTSTCGLDRPEPFCIVSHLQEEKKCFMCDSAAPYDEVTNQTSSHRIENVVTTFAPNRLKTWWQSENGLENVTIQLNLEAEFHFTHLIMTFKTFRPAAMMIERSADFGKTWQVYRYFAYDCETSFPHISQGPMQKVDDVICDSRYSDIEPSTEGEVIFRVLDPAFRIDDPYSPRIQNLLKITNLRVQFTKLHTLGDNLLDSRMEIKEKYYYAVYDMVVRGNCFCYGHASECAPIQGAGQAREGMVHGHCMCNHNTKGLNCEQCQDFYHDLPWRPAEGRNTNACRKCSCNQHSDSCHFDMAVFVASGNISGGVCDNCQHNTAGHNCEQCQPFYYQHPERDIRDPNICQPCSCDPLGSLNGGVCDQVTDVRLGLIAGQCRCKTNVEGERCERCKQAYYSLGNTTDGCTACSCSPVGTLPGGNPCDSETGSCFCKRLVTGQHCDQCVSEHWGLSNDADGCRPCDCDLGGAVNNQCDQVSGQCVCRDHMFGRRCDQVESGFYFVALDHYTYEAEDAKFGPGVTVVPRSHPQDHNPTWTGIGLVNIPEGAFLEFSVDNVPHSMEYDILIRYEPQLPDQWEEVLMTVMRPAPIKADSRCVNTVPDDDNQMTSLHPGSRHVVLPRSVCFESGLNYTVRLSLPLYSTLSDVQSPYTLIDSIVLMPHCKNLEIFMGSEEGDSSGNNSWETFQRYRCLENSQSVIKTPLADICRNYIFSISAMLHHGAKECQCDPQGSLSNVCDPSGGQCQCRPNVVGRNCDRCAPATFHFGSNGCRDCACDPQGSQNPFCAPTGQCVCITGAYGRQCDRCLPGYWGFPACRPCSCNGHANDCDPTTGYCTACRDHTTGHSCDRCLDGYYGDPTLGSGDHCRPCMCPDGPDTQRQFAGSCYRSDDSQLAICVCNTGYKGARCDECSPGYYGNPGVPGGQCQPCQCNNNINLLDPESCDAQTECVCNHLGSDTSNCPTSRDCHCDPHSGQCHCLPNVVGQHCDRCATDTWNMASGGGCQMCGCDPKHSYGTSCNEISGQCSCHPGFGGRTCSDCRELFWGDPENMCHACDCDSRGISEQQCDKVGGQCVCVEGVSGRRCDVCARGFTGTFPNCHRCHHCFVEWDDVIGQLTNQTHRLINRVNAMKANGVSGPHRKSIESMERSTAEIQVFLSQNLASQPLTGIQQLLQQAIDLMGALSQMLNHTEQTLVQVDNQHSAAKTKLDSVTSDAKKLEQTVKDLLDQVEVMKTFDIRGATDSVTKHFSQSQEAEVRANASTVDAGSPVETSAILRQLTEDKLNQSREAFLRRQTEHELKLDDLAGDLQTLDLSDLKTCISPSPGLDLCRSASCHNEECDGVLKTANGAWSKAKKSEQEILSAMEEVEKLSKMVLEAKLKADEAKLSAQDVLMKTNTTKQRVDQSNEELRRLIRQIRDFLTEDAADLASIELVANEVLAMQMPTTPAQLQNLTEEIRQKVGELGQVEFILEQSTNDIHRAESLLDQARRAREEAADVKDTAEKVKQALEEAQRAQKAASSAIQQAAMNIQNTNNLLSSVESETEGAELMLNNATQRLQRLEEGMTLLKDKALHVTLSTEQTNQDASSIRERADKVKQDLDSDLKDKYTTVGQMIDQKAVGVANAKRRAQALQQEAKNLLLQASDKLQLLKGLEKSYRDNQRTLELKAELLVELEAAVKELLQEISQKVTVYSTCLF; translated from the exons ATGGCCGGACTTCAGCTCGCAGTTTTGCTCG GTCTGCAGATGTTTTCCTGCGCTCAAGGAGGGCATTTCTTGGTGGGCCAGGGCATGGATGATGTCAATTTACCGGAGCTCAGTGATGTCTGCACTGAGGGCAGCTGTTACCCCGCAACAGGAGACCTTCTGATTGGGCGAGCTCACCAACTGTCATCCACCTCCACCTGCGGTCTGGATCGACCTGAACCGTTCTGCATTGTGAGCCACTTGCAG GAGGAGAAGAAGTGTTTCATGTGTGACTCAGCAGCACCCTACGACGAGGTGACCAATCAGACGAGCAGCCATCGCATTGAGAACGTGGTCACCACATTTGCTCCAAACAGACTGAAGACCTGGTGGCAGTCTGAGAATg gtctggAGAACGTCACCATCCAGCTGAACCTGGAGGCAGAGTTTCATTTCACACATCTTATCATGACCTTTAAG ACATTCCGCCCTGCTGCTATGATGATTGAGCGGTCAGCTGATTTCGGGAAGACGTGGCAGGTTTATCGTTACTTCGCCTATGACTGTGAGACATCCTTCCCCCATATTTCCCAGGGTCCAATGCAGAaggttgatgatgtcatctgtgaCTCACGTTACTCTGACATTGAGCCCTCCACTGAGGGAGAG GTGATTTTCAGGGTCCTGGATCCAGCTTTCAGGATCGATGACCCCTACAGCCCCAGGATCCAGA ATCTGCTGAAAATCACCAACCTGCGTGTGCAGTTCACCAAACTGCACACACTGGGAGACAACTTGCTGGACTCCCGTATGGAGATCAAAGAGAAATATTACTATGCAGTCTACGACATGGTGGTCCGAGGAAACTGCTTCTGCTATGGACATGCCTCTGAGTGTGCCCCCATCCAGGGAGCTGGACAGGCCAGGGAGGGCATG GTACATGGTCACTGCATGTGTAACCACAACACCAAAGGTCTAAACTGTGAACAGTGTCAGGATTTCTACCACGACCTTCCCTGGAGACCAGCCGAGGGACGCAACACCAACGCCTGCAGGA AGTGTAGCTGTAACCAGCACTCGGACTCGTGTCACTTCGACATGGCAGTGTTTGTGGCGTCAGGAAACATTAGTGGAGGCGTTTGTGACAactgtcaacacaacacagctgggcaCAACTGTGAGCAGTGTCAACCATTCTACTATCAACACCCTGAAAGGGATATCCGAGACCCCAACATCTGCCAAC CCTGCAGCTGTGACCCTCTGGGCTCTCTGAATGGAGGTGTGTGCGATCAGGTGACAGATGTGCGACTCGGTTTAATTGCTGGTCAGTGTCGCTGTAAAACAAATGTGGAGGGAGAACGATGTGAACGATGCAAACAGGCATACTACAGTCTGGGCAACACAACAGATGGTTGCACAG CCTGTTCCTGTAGTCCTGTGGGAACACTTCCTGGAGGGAACCCatgtgacagtgaaacaggaagttgtttcTGTAAACGTCTGGTGACTGGCCAACACTGTGACCAGTGTGTG tctgaacATTGGGGTCTCAGTAATGATGCAGATGGCTGCCGACCGTGTGACTGTGATCTTGGCGGAGCCGTCAACAACCA GTGTGACCAGGTGAGTGGCCAGTGTGTCTGCAGGGATCATATGTTTGGACGGCGCTGCGACCAGGTCGAGTCTGGATTCTACTTTGTCGCTCTCGATCATTACACCTATGAGGCTGAGGATGCCAAATTTGGACCA gGAGTGACGGTGGTTCCAAGATCACATCCTCAGGATCATAATCCAACCTGGACAGGCATTGGCCTGGTCAACATTCCTGAGGGGGCTTTCTTGGAGTTCTCTGTGGACAACGTCCCCCACTCCATGGAATATGACATTCTCATTCGCTACGAGCCTCAG TTGCCTGACCAATGGGAGGAGGTCCTGATGACAGTGATGCGGCCTGCACCAATCAAAGCAGACAGCCGCTGCGTCAACACTGTACCTGATGATGACAATCAGATGACCTCACTTCACCCCGGCTCACG GCACGTGGTTCTGCCGAGATCGGTCTGCTTTGAATCTGGTCTGAACTACACAGTCCGCCTCAGTCTCCCTCTCTACTCCACTCTCAGTGATGTCCAGTCTCCGTACACCCTCATCGACTCG atTGTGTTGATGCCGCACTGTAAGAACCTGGAGATCTTTATGGGCTCAGAGGAAGGAGACTCCAGTGGGAACAACAGCTGGGAAACCTTCCAGCGTTATCGGTGTCTAGAAAACAGCCAGAGTGTCATCAAGACGCCATTGGCAGACATCTGCCGAAACTACATCTTCAGTATTTCTGCCATGTTACACCATGGAGCGAAAG aatgccagTGTGACCCTCAGGGCTCCCTCAGCAATGTGTGCGATCCTAGTGGGGGTCAATGTCAGTGTCGCCCTAACGTGGTCGGCAGGAACTGTGACAGATGTGCTCCGGCCACATTCCACTTCGGATCCAACGGCTGCAGAG ATTGTGCCTGTGACCCTCAGGGTTCACAGAATCCATTTTGTGCGCCGAccggtcagtgtgtgtgtatcaccGGAGCATATGGTCGACAGTGTGATCGCTGTCTGCCCGGTTACTGGGGTTTCCCTGCCTGCCGACCCTGTTCCTGCAACGGACATGCCAACGACTGTGACCCCACCACCGGATACTGCACCGCCTGCAGGGACCACACCACCGGACACAGCTGTGACAG GTGTCTGGATGGTTACTATGGTGATCCAACACTGGGCTCAGGTGACCACTGTCGTCCCTGCATGTGTCCTGATGGCCCTGACACACAGCGGCAGTTTGCAGGAAGTTGTTATCGCAGTGATGACTCCCAGCTGGCCATTTGTGTCTGCAACACAGGATACAAAg GTGCTCGCTGTGATGAATGCTCACCTGGTTACTATGGAAACCCCGGTGTGCCAGGTGGGCAATGCCAACCCTGTCAATGTAACAACAACATCAACCTGCTGGACCCGGAGTCTTGTGACGCTCAAACTG AGTGCGTCTGTAATCATCTGGGCAGTGACACCTCCAACTGTCCGACATCCAGAGACTGTCACTGTGACCCCCACAGCGGTCAGTGTCACTGCCTCCCGAATGTGGTCGGTCAACACTGTGACCGCTGTGCAACTGACACCTGGAACATGGCAAGCGGCGGCGGATGTCAGATGTGTGGCTGTGACCCCAAGCATTCGTACGGGACATCCTGCAACGAG ATCAGTGGCCAGTGCTCCTGTCACCCAGGTTTTGGGGGAAGAACATGCAGCGACTGTAGAGAATTGTTCTGGGGTGATCCTGAGAACATGTGCCACG cATGTGACTGCGACTCCCGCGGTATCTCCGAACAGCAGTGTGATAAGGTTGGCGGTCAGTGCGTCTGTGTGGAAGGTGTGTCTGGACGCCGTTGTGATGTCTGTGCCCGTGGATTCACAGGAACCTTCCCCAACTGCCACCGCTGCCACCACTGCTTTGTCGAATGGGATGATGTTATCGGGCAGTTGACCAATCAAACGCACCGCCTCATTAACAGGGTCAATGCCATGAAAGCCAACGGTGTCAGTGGACCACACAGGAAGTCCATTGAAAGCATGGAGAGGAGCACTGCAGAAATCCAGGTCTTCCTGAGCCAGAACCTGGCTTCACAACCACTGACAGGGATCCAGCAGTTGCTGCAACAGGCCAT TGACCTGATGGGGGCACTGAGCCAGATGTTGAACCACACAGAGCAGACTCTGGTCCAGGTGGATAACCAGCATTCAGCTGCCAAAACTAAACTGGACTCTGTGACATCAGATGCAAAGAAATTGGAACAAACTGTTAAAGATCTGCTGGATCAGGTTGAAGTGATGAAAACCTTTGACATCAGAG GTGCGACTGACAGCGTCACTAAGCACTTCTCTCAGTCTCAGGAGGCCGAGGTTCGAGCCAATGCTTCCACGGTTGATGCCGGCAGCCCAGTGGAAACCTCTGCCATTCTACGGCAACTGACAGAGGACAAATTGAACCAGAGCAGAGAGGCGTTCCTGAGGAGACAAACTGAGCATGAGCTGAAGCTGGATGACCTGGCAGGAGACCTGCAGACTCTGGACCTATCAGACCTCAAG ACCTGCATCAGTCCATCGCCGGGTCTTGACCTTTGCCGGTCCGCTTCCTGTCACAATGAAGAATGTGATGGCGTGCTGAAAACAGCCAATGGTGCCTGGAGTAAGGCTAAAAAGTCAGAACAGGAAATCCTCAGTGCCatggaggaagtggagaaacTATCCAAGATG GTGCTGGAGGCTAAGCTGAAGGCTGACGAAGCGAAGCTGAGTGCCCAGGATGTCCTGATGAAGACCAACACAACCAAACAGAGGGTGGACCAGAGTAACGAGGAGCTGAGGCGTCTCATAAGACAGATCAGAGACTTCCTGACAG AGGACGCTGCTGACTTAGCAAGCATTGAGCTGGTGGCTAATGAGGTCCTGGCCATGCAGATGCCAACGACACCGGCTCAACTGCAGAACCTAACAGAGGAAATCCGGCAGAAGGTGGGAGAACTCGGACAAGTGGAGTTCATCTTGGAGCAGAGCACCAACGACatccacagagctgagagccTGCTGGACCAGGCCCGCCGAGCCAG GGAGGAGGCAGCTGACGTGAAGGACACTGCAGAGAAAGTGAAACAAGCTCTGGAGGAAGCTCAGAGAGCTCAGAAGGCTGCCAGCAGCGCAATCCAGCAGGCCGCCATGAACATCCAGAACACTAACAACCTGCTGTCCTCT GtagagtcagagacagaaggtGCAGAGTTGATGCTGAACAACGCCACTCAGAGGCTGCAGAGACTGGAGGAAGGTATGACACTCCTGAAGGACAAAGCTCTGCATGTGACGCTGAGCACCGAGCAGACCAATCAGGATGCATCAAGCATCAGAGAGCGTGCTGACAAGGTGAAGCAG GACTTGGACTCAGACCTGAAGGACAAGTACACCACTGTGGGACAGATGATTGACCAGAAGGCTGTGGGTGTCGCCAATGCCAAGAGGAGGGCACAAGCACTGCAGCAGGAAGCTAAAAATCTACTGTTGCAGGCGAGCGACAAGTTACAACTGCTCAAAG GTCTGGAGAAGTCTTATAGGGACAACCAGCGGACTCTGGAGCTGAAGGCAGAGCTCCTGGTGGAACTGGAGGCTGCGgtgaaggagctgctgcaggaaataagCCAAAAGGTCACTGTGTACAGTACCTGTCTGTTCTAG
- the lamb1a gene encoding laminin subunit beta-1a isoform X1: MAGLQLAVLLGLQMFSCAQGGHFLVGQGMDDVNLPELSDVCTEGSCYPATGDLLIGRAHQLSSTSTCGLDRPEPFCIVSHLQEEKKCFMCDSAAPYDEVTNQTSSHRIENVVTTFAPNRLKTWWQSENGLENVTIQLNLEAEFHFTHLIMTFKTFRPAAMMIERSADFGKTWQVYRYFAYDCETSFPHISQGPMQKVDDVICDSRYSDIEPSTEGEVIFRVLDPAFRIDDPYSPRIQNLLKITNLRVQFTKLHTLGDNLLDSRMEIKEKYYYAVYDMVVRGNCFCYGHASECAPIQGAGQAREGMVHGHCMCNHNTKGLNCEQCQDFYHDLPWRPAEGRNTNACRKCSCNQHSDSCHFDMAVFVASGNISGGVCDNCQHNTAGHNCEQCQPFYYQHPERDIRDPNICQPCSCDPLGSLNGGVCDQVTDVRLGLIAGQCRCKTNVEGERCERCKQAYYSLGNTTDGCTACSCSPVGTLPGGNPCDSETGSCFCKRLVTGQHCDQCVSEHWGLSNDADGCRPCDCDLGGAVNNQCDQVSGQCVCRDHMFGRRCDQVESGFYFVALDHYTYEAEDAKFGPGVTVVPRSHPQDHNPTWTGIGLVNIPEGAFLEFSVDNVPHSMEYDILIRYEPQLPDQWEEVLMTVMRPAPIKADSRCVNTVPDDDNQMTSLHPGSRHVVLPRSVCFESGLNYTVRLSLPLYSTLSDVQSPYTLIDSIVLMPHCKNLEIFMGSEEGDSSGNNSWETFQRYRCLENSQSVIKTPLADICRNYIFSISAMLHHGAKECQCDPQGSLSNVCDPSGGQCQCRPNVVGRNCDRCAPATFHFGSNGCRDCACDPQGSQNPFCAPTGQCVCITGAYGRQCDRCLPGYWGFPACRPCSCNGHANDCDPTTGYCTACRDHTTGHSCDRCLDGYYGDPTLGSGDHCRPCMCPDGPDTQRQFAGSCYRSDDSQLAICVCNTGYKGARCDECSPGYYGNPGVPGGQCQPCQCNNNINLLDPESCDAQTGECLRCLYHSDGLACQSCKLGYYGNALLQDCRKCVCNHLGSDTSNCPTSRDCHCDPHSGQCHCLPNVVGQHCDRCATDTWNMASGGGCQMCGCDPKHSYGTSCNEISGQCSCHPGFGGRTCSDCRELFWGDPENMCHACDCDSRGISEQQCDKVGGQCVCVEGVSGRRCDVCARGFTGTFPNCHRCHHCFVEWDDVIGQLTNQTHRLINRVNAMKANGVSGPHRKSIESMERSTAEIQVFLSQNLASQPLTGIQQLLQQAIDLMGALSQMLNHTEQTLVQVDNQHSAAKTKLDSVTSDAKKLEQTVKDLLDQVEVMKTFDIRGATDSVTKHFSQSQEAEVRANASTVDAGSPVETSAILRQLTEDKLNQSREAFLRRQTEHELKLDDLAGDLQTLDLSDLKTCISPSPGLDLCRSASCHNEECDGVLKTANGAWSKAKKSEQEILSAMEEVEKLSKMVLEAKLKADEAKLSAQDVLMKTNTTKQRVDQSNEELRRLIRQIRDFLTEDAADLASIELVANEVLAMQMPTTPAQLQNLTEEIRQKVGELGQVEFILEQSTNDIHRAESLLDQARRAREEAADVKDTAEKVKQALEEAQRAQKAASSAIQQAAMNIQNTNNLLSSVESETEGAELMLNNATQRLQRLEEGMTLLKDKALHVTLSTEQTNQDASSIRERADKVKQDLDSDLKDKYTTVGQMIDQKAVGVANAKRRAQALQQEAKNLLLQASDKLQLLKGLEKSYRDNQRTLELKAELLVELEAAVKELLQEISQKVTVYSTCLF, translated from the exons ATGGCCGGACTTCAGCTCGCAGTTTTGCTCG GTCTGCAGATGTTTTCCTGCGCTCAAGGAGGGCATTTCTTGGTGGGCCAGGGCATGGATGATGTCAATTTACCGGAGCTCAGTGATGTCTGCACTGAGGGCAGCTGTTACCCCGCAACAGGAGACCTTCTGATTGGGCGAGCTCACCAACTGTCATCCACCTCCACCTGCGGTCTGGATCGACCTGAACCGTTCTGCATTGTGAGCCACTTGCAG GAGGAGAAGAAGTGTTTCATGTGTGACTCAGCAGCACCCTACGACGAGGTGACCAATCAGACGAGCAGCCATCGCATTGAGAACGTGGTCACCACATTTGCTCCAAACAGACTGAAGACCTGGTGGCAGTCTGAGAATg gtctggAGAACGTCACCATCCAGCTGAACCTGGAGGCAGAGTTTCATTTCACACATCTTATCATGACCTTTAAG ACATTCCGCCCTGCTGCTATGATGATTGAGCGGTCAGCTGATTTCGGGAAGACGTGGCAGGTTTATCGTTACTTCGCCTATGACTGTGAGACATCCTTCCCCCATATTTCCCAGGGTCCAATGCAGAaggttgatgatgtcatctgtgaCTCACGTTACTCTGACATTGAGCCCTCCACTGAGGGAGAG GTGATTTTCAGGGTCCTGGATCCAGCTTTCAGGATCGATGACCCCTACAGCCCCAGGATCCAGA ATCTGCTGAAAATCACCAACCTGCGTGTGCAGTTCACCAAACTGCACACACTGGGAGACAACTTGCTGGACTCCCGTATGGAGATCAAAGAGAAATATTACTATGCAGTCTACGACATGGTGGTCCGAGGAAACTGCTTCTGCTATGGACATGCCTCTGAGTGTGCCCCCATCCAGGGAGCTGGACAGGCCAGGGAGGGCATG GTACATGGTCACTGCATGTGTAACCACAACACCAAAGGTCTAAACTGTGAACAGTGTCAGGATTTCTACCACGACCTTCCCTGGAGACCAGCCGAGGGACGCAACACCAACGCCTGCAGGA AGTGTAGCTGTAACCAGCACTCGGACTCGTGTCACTTCGACATGGCAGTGTTTGTGGCGTCAGGAAACATTAGTGGAGGCGTTTGTGACAactgtcaacacaacacagctgggcaCAACTGTGAGCAGTGTCAACCATTCTACTATCAACACCCTGAAAGGGATATCCGAGACCCCAACATCTGCCAAC CCTGCAGCTGTGACCCTCTGGGCTCTCTGAATGGAGGTGTGTGCGATCAGGTGACAGATGTGCGACTCGGTTTAATTGCTGGTCAGTGTCGCTGTAAAACAAATGTGGAGGGAGAACGATGTGAACGATGCAAACAGGCATACTACAGTCTGGGCAACACAACAGATGGTTGCACAG CCTGTTCCTGTAGTCCTGTGGGAACACTTCCTGGAGGGAACCCatgtgacagtgaaacaggaagttgtttcTGTAAACGTCTGGTGACTGGCCAACACTGTGACCAGTGTGTG tctgaacATTGGGGTCTCAGTAATGATGCAGATGGCTGCCGACCGTGTGACTGTGATCTTGGCGGAGCCGTCAACAACCA GTGTGACCAGGTGAGTGGCCAGTGTGTCTGCAGGGATCATATGTTTGGACGGCGCTGCGACCAGGTCGAGTCTGGATTCTACTTTGTCGCTCTCGATCATTACACCTATGAGGCTGAGGATGCCAAATTTGGACCA gGAGTGACGGTGGTTCCAAGATCACATCCTCAGGATCATAATCCAACCTGGACAGGCATTGGCCTGGTCAACATTCCTGAGGGGGCTTTCTTGGAGTTCTCTGTGGACAACGTCCCCCACTCCATGGAATATGACATTCTCATTCGCTACGAGCCTCAG TTGCCTGACCAATGGGAGGAGGTCCTGATGACAGTGATGCGGCCTGCACCAATCAAAGCAGACAGCCGCTGCGTCAACACTGTACCTGATGATGACAATCAGATGACCTCACTTCACCCCGGCTCACG GCACGTGGTTCTGCCGAGATCGGTCTGCTTTGAATCTGGTCTGAACTACACAGTCCGCCTCAGTCTCCCTCTCTACTCCACTCTCAGTGATGTCCAGTCTCCGTACACCCTCATCGACTCG atTGTGTTGATGCCGCACTGTAAGAACCTGGAGATCTTTATGGGCTCAGAGGAAGGAGACTCCAGTGGGAACAACAGCTGGGAAACCTTCCAGCGTTATCGGTGTCTAGAAAACAGCCAGAGTGTCATCAAGACGCCATTGGCAGACATCTGCCGAAACTACATCTTCAGTATTTCTGCCATGTTACACCATGGAGCGAAAG aatgccagTGTGACCCTCAGGGCTCCCTCAGCAATGTGTGCGATCCTAGTGGGGGTCAATGTCAGTGTCGCCCTAACGTGGTCGGCAGGAACTGTGACAGATGTGCTCCGGCCACATTCCACTTCGGATCCAACGGCTGCAGAG ATTGTGCCTGTGACCCTCAGGGTTCACAGAATCCATTTTGTGCGCCGAccggtcagtgtgtgtgtatcaccGGAGCATATGGTCGACAGTGTGATCGCTGTCTGCCCGGTTACTGGGGTTTCCCTGCCTGCCGACCCTGTTCCTGCAACGGACATGCCAACGACTGTGACCCCACCACCGGATACTGCACCGCCTGCAGGGACCACACCACCGGACACAGCTGTGACAG GTGTCTGGATGGTTACTATGGTGATCCAACACTGGGCTCAGGTGACCACTGTCGTCCCTGCATGTGTCCTGATGGCCCTGACACACAGCGGCAGTTTGCAGGAAGTTGTTATCGCAGTGATGACTCCCAGCTGGCCATTTGTGTCTGCAACACAGGATACAAAg GTGCTCGCTGTGATGAATGCTCACCTGGTTACTATGGAAACCCCGGTGTGCCAGGTGGGCAATGCCAACCCTGTCAATGTAACAACAACATCAACCTGCTGGACCCGGAGTCTTGTGACGCTCAAACTGGCGAGTGTTTACGATGTCTGTACCACAGTGATGGTCTCGCCTGTCAGAGCTGCAAACTTGGTTACTATGGTAACGCTTTGTTGCAGGATTGCAGGA AGTGCGTCTGTAATCATCTGGGCAGTGACACCTCCAACTGTCCGACATCCAGAGACTGTCACTGTGACCCCCACAGCGGTCAGTGTCACTGCCTCCCGAATGTGGTCGGTCAACACTGTGACCGCTGTGCAACTGACACCTGGAACATGGCAAGCGGCGGCGGATGTCAGATGTGTGGCTGTGACCCCAAGCATTCGTACGGGACATCCTGCAACGAG ATCAGTGGCCAGTGCTCCTGTCACCCAGGTTTTGGGGGAAGAACATGCAGCGACTGTAGAGAATTGTTCTGGGGTGATCCTGAGAACATGTGCCACG cATGTGACTGCGACTCCCGCGGTATCTCCGAACAGCAGTGTGATAAGGTTGGCGGTCAGTGCGTCTGTGTGGAAGGTGTGTCTGGACGCCGTTGTGATGTCTGTGCCCGTGGATTCACAGGAACCTTCCCCAACTGCCACCGCTGCCACCACTGCTTTGTCGAATGGGATGATGTTATCGGGCAGTTGACCAATCAAACGCACCGCCTCATTAACAGGGTCAATGCCATGAAAGCCAACGGTGTCAGTGGACCACACAGGAAGTCCATTGAAAGCATGGAGAGGAGCACTGCAGAAATCCAGGTCTTCCTGAGCCAGAACCTGGCTTCACAACCACTGACAGGGATCCAGCAGTTGCTGCAACAGGCCAT TGACCTGATGGGGGCACTGAGCCAGATGTTGAACCACACAGAGCAGACTCTGGTCCAGGTGGATAACCAGCATTCAGCTGCCAAAACTAAACTGGACTCTGTGACATCAGATGCAAAGAAATTGGAACAAACTGTTAAAGATCTGCTGGATCAGGTTGAAGTGATGAAAACCTTTGACATCAGAG GTGCGACTGACAGCGTCACTAAGCACTTCTCTCAGTCTCAGGAGGCCGAGGTTCGAGCCAATGCTTCCACGGTTGATGCCGGCAGCCCAGTGGAAACCTCTGCCATTCTACGGCAACTGACAGAGGACAAATTGAACCAGAGCAGAGAGGCGTTCCTGAGGAGACAAACTGAGCATGAGCTGAAGCTGGATGACCTGGCAGGAGACCTGCAGACTCTGGACCTATCAGACCTCAAG ACCTGCATCAGTCCATCGCCGGGTCTTGACCTTTGCCGGTCCGCTTCCTGTCACAATGAAGAATGTGATGGCGTGCTGAAAACAGCCAATGGTGCCTGGAGTAAGGCTAAAAAGTCAGAACAGGAAATCCTCAGTGCCatggaggaagtggagaaacTATCCAAGATG GTGCTGGAGGCTAAGCTGAAGGCTGACGAAGCGAAGCTGAGTGCCCAGGATGTCCTGATGAAGACCAACACAACCAAACAGAGGGTGGACCAGAGTAACGAGGAGCTGAGGCGTCTCATAAGACAGATCAGAGACTTCCTGACAG AGGACGCTGCTGACTTAGCAAGCATTGAGCTGGTGGCTAATGAGGTCCTGGCCATGCAGATGCCAACGACACCGGCTCAACTGCAGAACCTAACAGAGGAAATCCGGCAGAAGGTGGGAGAACTCGGACAAGTGGAGTTCATCTTGGAGCAGAGCACCAACGACatccacagagctgagagccTGCTGGACCAGGCCCGCCGAGCCAG GGAGGAGGCAGCTGACGTGAAGGACACTGCAGAGAAAGTGAAACAAGCTCTGGAGGAAGCTCAGAGAGCTCAGAAGGCTGCCAGCAGCGCAATCCAGCAGGCCGCCATGAACATCCAGAACACTAACAACCTGCTGTCCTCT GtagagtcagagacagaaggtGCAGAGTTGATGCTGAACAACGCCACTCAGAGGCTGCAGAGACTGGAGGAAGGTATGACACTCCTGAAGGACAAAGCTCTGCATGTGACGCTGAGCACCGAGCAGACCAATCAGGATGCATCAAGCATCAGAGAGCGTGCTGACAAGGTGAAGCAG GACTTGGACTCAGACCTGAAGGACAAGTACACCACTGTGGGACAGATGATTGACCAGAAGGCTGTGGGTGTCGCCAATGCCAAGAGGAGGGCACAAGCACTGCAGCAGGAAGCTAAAAATCTACTGTTGCAGGCGAGCGACAAGTTACAACTGCTCAAAG GTCTGGAGAAGTCTTATAGGGACAACCAGCGGACTCTGGAGCTGAAGGCAGAGCTCCTGGTGGAACTGGAGGCTGCGgtgaaggagctgctgcaggaaataagCCAAAAGGTCACTGTGTACAGTACCTGTCTGTTCTAG